ttgatttttctttttttataggtTTGAATTGAAGTACTTTGATCCTTTTCTTGCATTGGATGAGTTCTCTGGTAGGTGCTCTGTTTTACTCTGTTTCACTCTGTTTCTTTGCTTGAAAAACGTAATGGATTCTTTCTGCAATGGTCATCGCTtagctttgttttttttttcttttttcttcttttgcttttgaTTTTGCAGTTACTGCCCCAGCTGGTTTCCCTGATCATCCCCACAGAGGTTTGAATTCttgatgatattttattttcccGAGAAAATTAACCCTGTCTTTTCACAAGGAAATTGAGCTGATTCTGATTCTTCTATTTTCTCTCAACAGGATTCGAGACAGTTACCTACATGTTGCAGGTAAAGAAATTGATAATCCACCAACTTCATTTAAAATCATTGATTTTCTGGCATTATAAACTTTACTTGCTCTGTTTCCCCTTAAATAAAAAGCTAAAATACCTTATAATGTTTAATTAATGGGTGAAGCAGATTCAGCACACTTGTTAACTTGTCAAACTAATTAATTACTTGATTATATGTGGTTTCTGTTAATTCAGTCAATTCCACGCGATTTTCTAACATCtaacaaaatttaattattaatttgctttaatttAATGAGTATTGACTTGGAAGTTGCCTTTATAACTATGATATTGAGTTTCaacaataattatattaaataaaaaattattttggatAGATTGAGGTTGAGACTATggcattaaaataaataaataaataaataaaaatgtcaCTATTATCTAAGTTGGCAAGTATTGGAAGAAATGGAAAATATGGAGAGGGACCAAAATTCCATTCACTTGCACCAAAagcgaagaaaaaaaaagaacccAGCCAAGCAAAACAAAAGTTGACCTTGTGGGTTAGGGAATAGGATTCTTTCTTTAGGTATTTAGTGGTTAATTCTTGTCATTTATAAATTATGTGGGGGAGACTTTGCCTTGCTTGAACGGCAACTGCTGCTTGTCAAATGAGCAGGGAGCTGTGACGCATGAAGATTTTGAAGGGCACAAAGGGACCATAGCTACTGGTGACTTGCAATGGATGACTGCTGGAAGAGGGATTGTTCACTCTGAGATGCCTGCTGCTCAAGGAACTCAAAAGGGTCTGCAGTTGTGGATCAACCTCTCCTCAAAACATAAGATGTAAGTACACTctattaactaaaaaataatcttGACCATTTTCAAGCTTGTTTAACAGTTGTTCAGTTTTGTTTTTAATGACAGGATTGAGCCTAGATATCAAGAAATACCCAGCAGGGAAATTGCAGAAGTATCAAGAGATGGGGTGAAGGTTAGGGTCATAGCAGGAGAGGCCTTGGGGACAAAATCACCAATCTACACAAGGACCCCTACCATGTACTTGGATTTCAGTCTGAAGCCAGGAGCTCATCTTCAACAGCCCATACCCATAACTTGGAATGCTTTTGTTTATGTCTTGGAAGGTGAAGGCATCTTTGGGAATTCAAAATCTCTGCCAGTATCAGCTCACCACCTTCTTCTTTTAGGGAATGGAGATGGGCTGGAAGCATGGAACAAGTCATCTAAAACCCTAAGGTTCATTTTGGTTGGAGGAGAACCACTTGGTGAGCCCTTGGTGCAATGGGGGCCATTTGTTATGAATACCCAAGAAGAGATTGATCAAACAATTGATGATTTTGAGAATTTTGTTAATGGGTTTGAGAATGCCAGGTATTGGAGATCTGAAGCTGCTGTTAGCCTTGGTTTTTAGGTTTCGTAGTTATTTGATTGAGAAATTATTTAGGTTGGTTTTCagtagaagaaaataaaaaaaataaaatttatcaatctCAAAAGCTGTATATTATTATACTGTTTATGCCTTGAAATGGAATTTTTTGTTATACATTAAGTTGATGCAGCGCCAAATTCTAAATGAAAATGCAAGTTTCTGCTCTCACGCAAACATCTCATTAAAACGTTCCTTTCTTATAATAGCATTCTACATCATTGGTATAAATCGGTTCCCCATTTCAACTAATACAATGTTTTCCAAAATTCGACATAAGAAGAGAACAGTGCTCCTGCTCATAGTTTTCCAGCTCAACAACTTCTTCACATTCTCTTGTGTAAGCTGATTTCCAAAAGTTTGTATTAAAGATCAAACTGAATATATAATGACTGTAATACGCAACTCAAGTTGGCCAAGTATATCTAAAACTGACCAGAGATTAGAGATTACGATACCTAAGGCATAAAAACCAATTTAATTCAGCTTCATTGAAGAAGCTCTaatggaaaattttttttaatttaagctAGAATTAGCCTTCAGCAAAGGATAGGATAAGGTAAGCTTGCAATCTATATGCTCAACTGAACAACTTCTGTGTAGATGAAGTGATTTTGCTTAGTGCAGATTTAATCTCAATTTCATCCGCATCACAATAAAGACCCCGATATAACAATTGCATGCGTTACACCTCCTGCAGGATACAACCTACAATAGGACAGGAAATCAAGTCAAATTGATTGTTAAGAACCATGGATCTTAAGGCTTGTAGCTGCGGAAAAAGAGTTCAGATCGGAAAAATGCTTACACTTACCATATGCAATGCTAGCTGTATTCATTTGGGTTTTCCCTACTTACAATGAGAGGGACACCATCTTCCCTCCAAATTATACGCTCTTCACATAATGCTGTCGTGACCTCAACATATAACTGATGCTCCTGTAATtcaggaagaagagaagaaatgaTCCCAAAAACAAACCTTATCAGATAAATATAAGCTAGAATGAAATCTTCCGTGCAATGGAAAACAAAATAATCATGTTTTGATCCAATATAGGGTTGATTTCATAATGCCATTTCACTCCTAAACTCAAAACTCCCACTATCTAGTAGGGATCATCTTGTCAACCAATTTATGAAAAGTTGGTTTACCACTGCCACGAACTATAGTAATTTGGTAATGGTGAATGTCATGGACATTTTTATGTTTCTTTTTGCAACCCTTTGTGAATAAAAACTCAATAAAAGAAAGGCACTAGCAAAGTAAAAGACATGGCTGTTTTCACAAATTGAAACAAGAATGtgatataatataattactTCTCTGAGAACCCTTGCAGCCAGCTCCTCTGCAGTGTCATTTGCAAGCACAGGAACAACTCTTTGAGCAAGGATACGCCCTGTGTCATAATGCTCATCAACAAAATGTATAGTTGCCCCCGAGTATCTAGCAAGGCACAAAAACACAGGTTAAACCAGCAAGAACATGAGATTAGGAATTTTCTCAATAAgctaagaaaaaaagaaattaaagatgGCTAAGCTAAAATAATGAATCAACTTTGGTTATTAGTTCCAAAATCAAGcatttcaaaattcaagatataAAGGAGTAACAACATTGCCATATACCTTGCTCCAGAAGCAATGACTGCTTTATGAACCTTCATACCATAGTAGCCTTTGCCTCCAAAGGCTGGAAGAAGTGATGGATGGATATTTAATATGCATTTGGGATAAGCTTGGATCAATTCTACTGGTATAAGTTTGAGATATCCAGCTAGAAGAATGAAGTCAACATCAAATTCCCTGATTAAGAACAAATGTCAAATACACACATATGGAAAGGTATAACCAGGTAACCTCTGTATGC
The genomic region above belongs to Manihot esculenta cultivar AM560-2 chromosome 3, M.esculenta_v8, whole genome shotgun sequence and contains:
- the LOC110612321 gene encoding pirin-like protein, whose product is MPIREDSCVLEEPRQVVRKFLARPQHEGLGAIVRRSIGRFELKYFDPFLALDEFSVTAPAGFPDHPHRGFETVTYMLQGAVTHEDFEGHKGTIATGDLQWMTAGRGIVHSEMPAAQGTQKGLQLWINLSSKHKMIEPRYQEIPSREIAEVSRDGVKVRVIAGEALGTKSPIYTRTPTMYLDFSLKPGAHLQQPIPITWNAFVYVLEGEGIFGNSKSLPVSAHHLLLLGNGDGLEAWNKSSKTLRFILVGGEPLGEPLVQWGPFVMNTQEEIDQTIDDFENFVNGFENARYWRSEAAVSLGF